TTCGCTGACCAGGTAGAACTCGACGCGATTGCAGGTGCTGAGCAGCATCGCCTCTGCCACCGTCGGCGCGGCGCAGAGTTCGCGCAGCACGCCGGGGATCTCCGCCGGGGCAAAGGCCAAGCGCTCGCGCAACTGCAGCGGTGCCGTACGAAAGCTCAGACCCACGACACCGAAGGTCATCCCGCGAGCATCCGACGACCCACGTAGATCCAGAGCACCAGCACGGTCGCCGCGAAGCCGACCACCGTCAGCAGCGCGGCACGCCGTGCGCTGATGCTCATCGTCCAACGCGCGACGAGCAGCGCGGCGAAGACGATCCAGACGACGCCCGCCAGCAGGTGTTCCGGGCGCACACCGTGGGTCGGTCTCAGCTGCACCACCCACAGCACCCCGCTGACCAGGGCGAGTGTGAAGACCGGGAAACCGGCAGCGATCAGGACGCGGCCCAGGTGGTCGAGCGTGGCCAGCGGCGGCGTGCGCCGGTAGAGCGGTCCGAGGCGATTGTGCCGCAGCGCCCGGTCTTGCAGCAGGTAGACCGCCGCCACCGCACCAGCCAGCGCAAAGGCCACCACGCCGAAGGCGACCAGCGTGAGATGGAGCTTGCCCAGCAGCGCCAGGCCTTGCGGCCCGAGCGGCGGCGGCGCGCCACGCGGCGTCAGGCGACTGCCCGAGAGCAGCGCGAGCGCGAGCGGGCCGACGAGCAGACCGAGGACGTCGATGCGCCACGCCAGGGTCATCGCCAGGTAGGCCGCAACGAGCAGCCAGGCCGTCAGATGAAGCGCCCCAGCCACGTCGCGCAGCGGATGGAGCCCTTGCAAGCAAAGCGCACCCGTCGTCAGGGTCTGGGCCACGAGCCCTGCGCCGAAGACCGACCGGCCCGCCAACGTCAGCGTCCGACTGCGCGCGTCGCCGCGCGAGACCACGCGCAGCAACACCAGCACGCTCGCGGCGCCATAGAGGCCCAGGGTGACGTAGAACATAATGGGCACCACCGTCGGCACGCGCCGGACCGGCGCGGCAGCGGGCCGCACGAGTCCACGGTCACCGGCATGCCGCACCTGCGATACGGGCCCCGCGGGCGACCGTGCGCGCGCGAGCGGATACTACGGGGCGGCGGCTGCTGCTGCAACCGTGTCACCAGAGGCCCGGGCTCCCCGACGCGCAGCCGCACCTTGATCTCGACCCTCGGGACGGGTATCACATACGCGTGCTCGCGAGCGTCCTGCGAGCGCCAAACTCAGCGCGCCGAACCCCGGAGCAAGCGCGCCGAACCCCAGAGAATGGAGCAGACGATGGCGGCCTCCCCCGATGCGAATGTGCTCGAGATCAGCGATGCCACCTTCGAGAGCGAGGTGCTGAAGTCGCCGCTGCCCTTCCTGCTCGACCTGGCTGCGGAGTGGTGCGGTCCCTGCAAGGCGCTGGCGCCGGTCGTCAGCGGACTCGCCCAGGACTATGCCGGGAAGGTGCGCTTCGGCTCGCTCGACATCGATGGCAACCCGGGTGTGCCGACGCGCTACCAGGTGCGGAGCATCCCGACGCTGATTCTCTTTC
This genomic stretch from Pseudomonadota bacterium harbors:
- the trxA gene encoding thioredoxin, coding for MAASPDANVLEISDATFESEVLKSPLPFLLDLAAEWCGPCKALAPVVSGLAQDYAGKVRFGSLDIDGNPGVPTRYQVRSIPTLILFHQGEVVGQLIGAQPRQRLVALLEKAITA
- the ccsA gene encoding cytochrome c biogenesis protein CcsA; translated protein: MFYVTLGLYGAASVLVLLRVVSRGDARSRTLTLAGRSVFGAGLVAQTLTTGALCLQGLHPLRDVAGALHLTAWLLVAAYLAMTLAWRIDVLGLLVGPLALALLSGSRLTPRGAPPPLGPQGLALLGKLHLTLVAFGVVAFALAGAVAAVYLLQDRALRHNRLGPLYRRTPPLATLDHLGRVLIAAGFPVFTLALVSGVLWVVQLRPTHGVRPEHLLAGVVWIVFAALLVARWTMSISARRAALLTVVGFAATVLVLWIYVGRRMLAG